A single region of the Chionomys nivalis chromosome 5, mChiNiv1.1, whole genome shotgun sequence genome encodes:
- the Mustn1 gene encoding musculoskeletal embryonic nuclear protein 1, with amino-acid sequence MSEVGTAEAPIKKKRPPVKEEDLKGARGNLAKNQEIKSKTYQVMRDCEQAGSAAPSVFSRNRTGTETVFEKPKEGPAKSVFG; translated from the exons ATGTCTGAG GTTGGCACTGCTGAAGCCCCCATCAAGAAGAAGCGTCCCCCTGTGAAGGAAGAAGACCTGAAGGGGGCCCGCGGGAACCTGGCCAAGAACCAGGAGATCAAGTCTAAGACATACCAGGTCATGCGGGACTGTG AGCAAGCTGGCTCAGCTGCCCCGTCGGTATTCAGCCGCAACCGCACAGGCACCGAGACAGTCTTTGAGAAGCCCAAAGAGGGACCTGCCAAGAGCGTCTTTGGCTGA